A genomic region of Melopsittacus undulatus isolate bMelUnd1 chromosome 5, bMelUnd1.mat.Z, whole genome shotgun sequence contains the following coding sequences:
- the MB gene encoding myoglobin, whose product MGLSDQEWQQVLAIWGKVESDIAGHGHEILMRLFKDHPETLDRFEKFKGLKTPDQMKGSEDLKKHGATVLTQLGKILKQKGNHEAELKPLAQTHATKHKIPVKYLEFISEVIIKVLAEKHAADFGADSQAAMKKALELFRNDMAAKYKEFGFQG is encoded by the exons ATGGGGCTCAGTGACCAGGAATGGCAGCAGGTGCTGGCCATCTGGGGAAAGGTGGAGTCAGACATCGCTGGCCACGGGCATGAGATCTTAATGAG ACTCTTCAAGGACCACCCTGAGACCTTGGATCGCTTTGAAAAGTTCAAAGGCCTGAAGACCCCTGATCAGATGAAGGGCTCGGAAGATCTGAAGAAACATGGAGCTACTGTCCTTACCCAACTGGGCAAAATCCTGAAGCAGAAGGGTAATCATGAGGCAGAGTTGAAGCCCCTGGCTCAAACCCATGCGACCAAGCACAAAATCCCTGTCAAATACCTGGAG TTCATTTCTGAAGTCATTATCAAGGTCCTTGCTGAAAAACATGCTGCAGACTTTGGGGCTGATTCCCAGGCTGCAATGAAAAAGGCCCTAGAGCTGTTCCGGAACGATATGGCCGCCAAGTACAAGGAGTTCGGTTTCCAGGGTTAA